One stretch of Thermanaerosceptrum fracticalcis DNA includes these proteins:
- a CDS encoding glycosyltransferase family 4 protein, with protein MLNYFYPLIIAFFVALLVTPLVKRLAYKVKAVDKPAARKVHHKLMPRLGGLAICVGFWTAVLLTQELTMEIYALLGGGLLIILVGLRDDIKGVSPKTKLLVQVLAACIVLAAGVRVNFMTHPINGVIDLGYLGYPLTVLWIIGVTNAVNLIDGLDGLAAGVSAIAAVTLGIVSLIEGVTAMAFIPFILAASILGFLKYNFHPAQIFMGDTGSLFLGFNLATIAIIGLTKSATVISLFLPIVILGIPIMDTLFAIIRRYHNGKPIFCADKDHLHHRLLALGLSHRHTVLAIYGVSLLLGVSAVLMALVTTAQGMLIMVVTTLGVFIGAERVGILRGRDLKDAKHKKAYNTVAK; from the coding sequence GTGTTAAACTATTTTTATCCGCTCATCATAGCCTTTTTCGTGGCTCTTTTGGTAACGCCCCTGGTAAAAAGGCTTGCTTATAAAGTGAAGGCAGTGGATAAGCCGGCAGCGCGTAAAGTTCACCACAAGCTGATGCCCCGTTTAGGCGGCCTGGCTATCTGTGTGGGCTTTTGGACTGCTGTACTCCTTACCCAGGAACTCACCATGGAGATTTACGCTCTTCTCGGCGGGGGCTTGTTAATCATCCTTGTAGGCCTCAGGGATGATATTAAAGGTGTTTCCCCTAAGACTAAGTTGTTAGTACAGGTTTTGGCAGCCTGTATCGTATTGGCTGCCGGTGTCCGTGTGAATTTTATGACACATCCTATTAACGGTGTCATAGATCTGGGTTATTTAGGTTATCCCCTGACTGTTTTGTGGATCATCGGTGTTACCAATGCCGTTAATTTAATTGACGGTTTAGACGGTTTAGCCGCCGGAGTATCGGCTATCGCCGCTGTTACCTTAGGTATCGTCTCTTTGATCGAGGGCGTTACTGCCATGGCTTTTATTCCTTTTATCCTAGCGGCCAGTATTCTTGGTTTTCTTAAGTATAATTTCCACCCTGCCCAGATCTTCATGGGCGATACGGGCTCCCTGTTCTTAGGCTTCAACCTGGCCACCATTGCCATTATTGGGTTAACTAAGAGCGCTACGGTAATCTCCCTCTTCTTACCCATTGTCATTTTAGGGATACCCATCATGGATACTCTCTTTGCCATTATACGCCGTTACCATAATGGTAAACCTATCTTTTGCGCTGACAAGGACCATCTCCATCACCGCCTGCTGGCTTTAGGATTAAGCCACCGGCATACAGTGCTGGCCATTTACGGGGTAAGTTTACTCCTGGGTGTGTCGGCCGTCTTGATGGCCTTAGTGACTACTGCTCAGGGAATGTTGATCATGGTAGTAACCACCCTGGGGGTATTTATCGGTGCAGAAAGAGTCGGTATCTTAAGAGGCCGGGATTTGAAAGACGCCAAGCATAAAAAGGCTTATAATACTGTAGCGAAATAA
- a CDS encoding stalk domain-containing protein produces MKKVYITMVFTAFFLITVFVQPLYAWSAHYPIIPGKEYSVLVGEQLNSEKNAIIRVYDIYSGTSASLDIKGSLHYGMVKRNVKEIIPLPESCDSLREAKKWVEKNAPSNLRLRPWTIVNWNIINQWMIEGYTERYEYWEDSPRGLVPSQVKQQGLIPKPVLYKDLAKLNKTKTPKVYVDYTRILFPEDQPYISGHNEIMIPVRQLSKWLGYKMDFSFLPTGEGVLRLTKGLREIQLSVWWDYIIINGYKIKLEHYPRLTVNERIVVPITVVNYMADVKWDPQYNAVWINS; encoded by the coding sequence ATGAAAAAAGTCTACATAACCATGGTTTTCACCGCTTTTTTTCTAATTACCGTTTTCGTGCAACCCCTGTATGCCTGGTCAGCCCACTACCCTATAATTCCGGGTAAAGAATACTCGGTGCTGGTAGGCGAACAATTAAACTCTGAGAAAAACGCCATCATAAGAGTGTATGACATTTACAGCGGTACCTCGGCGAGCCTTGATATTAAAGGCAGCCTGCACTATGGGATGGTCAAAAGAAATGTAAAAGAAATCATACCCCTTCCGGAATCATGTGACAGTCTAAGGGAGGCCAAAAAGTGGGTAGAAAAAAATGCCCCGTCTAATCTGAGGTTAAGGCCCTGGACAATAGTAAACTGGAATATAATCAACCAGTGGATGATAGAGGGCTACACTGAAAGATACGAATACTGGGAGGATTCTCCCAGAGGATTGGTGCCTTCCCAGGTAAAGCAGCAAGGACTAATACCCAAACCAGTTTTATATAAAGACTTGGCCAAGCTGAATAAAACAAAAACACCCAAAGTATACGTGGACTATACCCGGATCCTCTTCCCTGAAGACCAGCCCTATATCTCCGGGCACAATGAAATCATGATTCCTGTCCGGCAGCTCAGTAAATGGCTTGGTTACAAAATGGATTTTAGTTTTCTACCTACAGGCGAGGGGGTCTTAAGACTCACCAAAGGCTTAAGAGAAATACAGCTTTCAGTCTGGTGGGACTATATCATCATAAATGGTTATAAAATCAAGTTAGAACACTATCCACGCCTAACAGTAAACGAGAGGATTGTGGTTCCTATTACAGTTGTGAACTATATGGCTGACGTTAAATGGGATCCACAATATAATGCCGTCTGGATCAATAGTTAA
- a CDS encoding TetR/AcrR family transcriptional regulator, which produces MTENKVTGKRELILQAALMVFSERGYHKAKIEEIAQEAGVGKGTVYEYFTSKKQLFQEMLKDRIETFNQHTREAVEKEQTIRNKLLCIIKESIIVGRHFRHLNKMALLETTLIDESFRHWLLDMHAYRLSAIGEIIQEGIDKGELKPVNVSLFARLFYGGLGTLVSPIAGMDMTQIDVDKTAEEIVELYLHGVAL; this is translated from the coding sequence TTGACAGAAAACAAAGTGACCGGTAAACGGGAGTTGATTCTTCAGGCGGCCCTGATGGTTTTTTCCGAGAGGGGTTATCACAAAGCTAAAATAGAGGAGATTGCCCAGGAGGCCGGAGTCGGTAAGGGTACTGTTTATGAGTATTTTACCAGTAAGAAGCAGTTGTTCCAGGAAATGCTCAAAGACAGAATTGAAACCTTTAATCAACACACGAGAGAAGCCGTGGAAAAAGAGCAAACCATACGGAATAAGCTTTTATGTATCATCAAGGAGAGCATTATCGTCGGCAGGCATTTCCGTCATCTCAACAAGATGGCTCTTTTGGAAACGACGTTAATTGACGAATCTTTTCGTCATTGGCTACTGGATATGCATGCTTACCGGTTATCGGCTATTGGTGAGATTATCCAGGAGGGTATTGACAAAGGGGAACTAAAACCAGTCAATGTCTCTCTGTTTGCCCGCTTGTTTTACGGCGGTCTGGGTACGTTGGTCAGTCCTATTGCAGGCATGGATATGACGCAAATCGACGTGGATAAGACAGCCGAAGAGATTGTAGAGCTGTACTTGCATGGAGTTGCCCTCTGA
- a CDS encoding efflux RND transporter permease subunit: MRLSDLAVKRPVAIAMVFLVIILLGTVSMGRLNLDLFPELNLPMVLTMTDYEGVGPEEIENLLTRPIEGAIGTVNGVKNIHATSQHGRSVVFVEFAWGTDMSFAVNQIREKIDFIAPMLPKDAKKTLIFKIDPNQMPIMYLGLSGSVDLATLDKITRDIIKPRLERVNGVASVGSDGGVTREIRISAVPQRLQAYGLTLDRIVSYLMMENRNTSAGTVEEGLKEHTVRVTGEFNSVQEIEGLQIPLPSGGYVRLGDLARVEDTFKEKKTFVFMDGQPAVQITVQRQTDANTVKVSDAVHKELAEIRKVLPSGVEIKVSVDSAKFIRQSINRVTSNAMIGAVLAVFILLLFLRNIRSTLIIGTAIPISIIATFILMYFGGLTLNLISLGGLALGIGMMVDNAIVILENIYRYRQNGYSRIEAAMKGANEVAVAVTASTLTSIVVFLPIVYVEGMASQIFRPMALTVSFSLIASLMVALTLVPMLSSKILKVDRINNGNGNGKARFKLISRLSDKWGYLLERLDEKYRTVLHWAINHKKKVVFGTLILFIISCALIPFVGMEFIPKQDTGEYVVNIDLPKGTALRETQRVTEMVETYIAELPEHDWTFYSVGIQSGMFGSSSSPEQAMIRGKLKDKKDRQRNIDQVLDELREKCANIPGARIEIKAQEGSMGPSTSPIDIGIMGDNLEVLQMLSQTIAQRVKEVEGTREVKTSLEDGRPEISIKLNRQKADLYGINASQLSSLVSTAVNGSVATRHRVKGEEIDVRVILDGNYRKNLNDLENLTLMSQTGALVPLGEVADLQITRGPTKIDRRNQTRRVAITGDISGRDLKSVTQDIQLAIKDITLPPGVQLEFGGANKEMMESFQSLGLALILAIILVYMILAAQFEALIYPFVIMFAVPPTLTGVVFSLLATRRTLSVPTFIGIIMLAGIVVNNAIVLVDYINTLRNRDGLSRKEAILKAGPTRLRPILMTTLTTVLALIPSTLGIGEGAELSAPMATAVAGGLTFSTLITLVLIPCMYIILDDIALKVKSWFRRDRKSPGIPEVPAAGGE, translated from the coding sequence ATGAGGCTTTCCGATTTAGCTGTTAAACGTCCTGTCGCTATAGCGATGGTCTTTCTGGTGATTATCCTTTTGGGTACAGTTTCCATGGGAAGATTGAACCTGGACCTGTTTCCGGAATTAAACCTGCCTATGGTCTTGACCATGACGGACTATGAAGGTGTGGGTCCCGAGGAAATCGAGAATTTGCTGACGCGGCCTATAGAGGGCGCTATCGGCACAGTCAACGGCGTGAAAAATATTCACGCCACATCCCAGCACGGCAGGTCCGTGGTTTTCGTGGAATTTGCCTGGGGCACGGATATGAGTTTTGCCGTAAACCAGATACGGGAAAAAATAGATTTTATTGCACCCATGCTGCCCAAAGATGCCAAAAAGACGCTGATCTTTAAAATAGACCCCAACCAGATGCCCATTATGTACCTGGGCCTGAGCGGCAGTGTGGACCTGGCTACCCTGGACAAAATAACCAGGGACATTATCAAACCCCGCTTAGAGAGAGTCAATGGCGTGGCTTCCGTAGGGAGTGACGGGGGTGTTACCAGAGAGATTCGTATTTCTGCTGTTCCCCAGCGTTTACAGGCCTATGGTTTGACCCTGGATCGTATAGTTTCTTATCTGATGATGGAGAACCGCAATACTTCGGCAGGCACTGTGGAAGAGGGCCTCAAGGAACATACCGTGCGTGTTACCGGGGAATTTAACAGTGTCCAGGAGATAGAGGGATTACAGATACCCTTGCCCTCGGGCGGCTATGTGAGGCTGGGAGACCTGGCCCGGGTGGAAGATACTTTTAAGGAAAAGAAAACTTTTGTCTTCATGGATGGGCAGCCGGCGGTACAGATCACCGTGCAGCGCCAAACCGATGCCAATACTGTCAAAGTATCGGATGCTGTACATAAAGAACTGGCGGAAATCAGAAAAGTCCTGCCCAGTGGGGTAGAGATTAAAGTTAGTGTCGATTCAGCCAAGTTTATCCGTCAATCTATCAATAGAGTAACGAGCAATGCTATGATAGGTGCGGTCTTAGCTGTTTTCATTTTACTCCTGTTCTTAAGGAATATCAGAAGTACCCTGATCATCGGCACAGCCATACCTATCTCCATCATCGCCACCTTTATACTCATGTATTTCGGCGGCTTGACCTTAAACCTAATTTCTTTAGGGGGGCTTGCCCTGGGTATTGGTATGATGGTGGATAACGCCATCGTTATTCTGGAGAATATTTACCGCTACCGCCAGAACGGGTATTCCCGGATAGAAGCAGCCATGAAAGGGGCCAATGAAGTAGCTGTTGCTGTAACTGCATCTACTTTAACATCCATTGTGGTGTTTTTACCCATTGTTTATGTAGAAGGGATGGCTTCACAAATTTTCCGGCCCATGGCGCTGACTGTATCTTTCTCCTTAATCGCTTCCTTAATGGTAGCCTTAACCCTGGTGCCCATGTTGTCTTCTAAGATTCTTAAAGTTGACAGGATTAACAACGGCAATGGCAATGGAAAGGCGCGTTTTAAGCTGATTTCCAGGCTATCCGATAAATGGGGCTATTTACTTGAACGCCTGGACGAAAAATACCGCACCGTACTTCATTGGGCCATTAATCATAAGAAAAAAGTAGTCTTTGGCACTTTAATTCTCTTTATTATCAGCTGTGCCTTAATTCCTTTTGTGGGCATGGAGTTTATTCCCAAACAGGATACAGGAGAATATGTTGTGAACATTGATTTGCCCAAGGGAACGGCATTGCGGGAAACCCAGCGGGTAACAGAGATGGTGGAAACATATATTGCTGAGCTTCCCGAACATGACTGGACCTTTTACTCCGTCGGTATTCAGAGCGGCATGTTTGGTTCCAGCTCATCTCCTGAGCAGGCCATGATCCGTGGTAAACTTAAAGATAAAAAAGACCGGCAGCGCAATATTGACCAGGTCTTAGATGAACTCCGCGAAAAATGTGCTAATATTCCCGGCGCCAGGATAGAAATTAAGGCTCAAGAAGGAAGCATGGGCCCCAGTACTTCACCCATCGATATTGGTATCATGGGTGATAATCTGGAAGTATTACAGATGCTTTCCCAAACTATTGCCCAGCGGGTAAAAGAAGTGGAAGGGACCAGGGAAGTGAAGACTTCCCTGGAAGATGGACGCCCGGAAATCAGCATCAAACTCAACAGGCAAAAAGCAGACCTGTATGGGATTAATGCCTCCCAGCTTTCCAGCCTTGTTTCCACGGCGGTAAACGGCTCGGTGGCTACCCGTCACCGTGTAAAGGGTGAGGAAATCGATGTGCGTGTTATTCTTGACGGAAATTACCGGAAAAACCTCAATGACCTGGAGAACCTGACCCTGATGTCCCAGACCGGTGCCCTTGTTCCCCTGGGGGAAGTGGCTGATTTACAAATTACCAGGGGACCGACCAAAATTGACAGGCGCAACCAGACAAGGCGTGTAGCCATTACCGGTGATATTTCCGGACGGGATTTGAAGAGTGTCACCCAGGATATCCAGCTGGCCATTAAGGATATTACGTTACCACCGGGAGTTCAGCTGGAGTTCGGCGGAGCCAATAAAGAGATGATGGAGTCTTTCCAGAGTCTAGGTTTAGCGTTGATACTGGCGATTATCCTGGTCTATATGATCCTGGCGGCCCAATTTGAAGCATTAATTTATCCCTTTGTGATTATGTTTGCTGTGCCTCCTACGCTCACTGGGGTAGTATTCTCCCTGCTCGCAACGAGAAGAACTTTAAGTGTACCTACTTTTATTGGTATAATCATGTTGGCGGGTATTGTGGTTAACAACGCCATTGTGCTGGTAGACTATATCAATACCTTAAGGAACAGGGACGGCCTGTCCCGGAAAGAGGCCATCCTGAAAGCGGGGCCCACCCGTTTAAGACCTATTTTAATGACTACTTTAACTACAGTACTGGCCCTCATACCCTCTACCCTGGGGATCGGAGAAGGTGCCGAGTTATCGGCTCCCATGGCTACGGCTGTAGCGGGAGGTCTCACTTTCTCAACCCTAATTACGTTAGTCTTAATTCCCTGTATGTACATTATCCTGGATGACATCGCCTTAAAGGTGAAATCCTGGTTTAGAAGAGACAGGAAAAGTCCCGGTATTCCTGAAGTCCCTGCAGCGGGAGGAGAATAG
- a CDS encoding SH3 domain-containing protein, with protein sequence MRLRNIVIGGALLSIVVGFTLGKTVVADSPAPGSSSDPVVSKSYVDKALQDRIKELETAVADLTVKSQALQTALNELQAKVNKTPVRTTPATPGTSTPSTPTTPAAPPQNNTSVIGKTASVTGSTSVNIRSGPATSYSVVTKVNSGDIMVIQQVKDSWYQVKLSDGKTGWVASWVVEVK encoded by the coding sequence ATGAGGCTGCGTAATATTGTTATTGGAGGAGCCCTTTTATCCATTGTGGTGGGCTTTACTTTGGGTAAGACTGTGGTTGCTGACTCTCCCGCTCCGGGCTCAAGCAGCGACCCCGTGGTCTCCAAGAGTTATGTAGACAAGGCCCTGCAGGACCGTATTAAGGAACTGGAAACTGCCGTTGCCGACTTAACCGTGAAGTCCCAGGCCTTGCAGACTGCCTTAAATGAACTGCAGGCTAAGGTAAATAAAACACCTGTAAGGACTACTCCCGCTACGCCGGGGACAAGCACTCCCTCCACACCAACGACACCTGCCGCTCCCCCTCAGAATAATACTTCCGTAATAGGGAAAACGGCGTCTGTAACGGGGAGCACATCGGTAAACATCCGGAGCGGCCCTGCCACGAGTTATTCCGTGGTAACCAAGGTAAACAGCGGGGATATTATGGTGATCCAGCAGGTAAAAGACAGCTGGTATCAGGTAAAACTCAGCGACGGGAAAACGGGCTGGGTGGCCAGCTGGGTGGTAGAAGTAAAATAG
- a CDS encoding GDSL-type esterase/lipase family protein has translation MPTIVALGDSITYGYPFTPDVSWVERLRRETGWKVINSGVSGDTFDDMALRLETDVFTHKPDIVILMGGTNDVYVGLSQPRIQKSFKAIIDALEAENIKIIVGIPLPVDDATERPLQLWRSWLRQFCEDKGIAIIDFHQDFMDERGKMKEDLFLDGCHPRVKGYEIMGERVIKSLAELDLLIRKS, from the coding sequence ATGCCCACCATTGTCGCTTTGGGAGATTCTATTACCTATGGCTATCCTTTCACACCAGATGTATCCTGGGTAGAACGTTTACGCCGGGAAACAGGCTGGAAGGTCATTAATTCCGGAGTTTCGGGAGACACCTTTGACGACATGGCCTTACGCCTGGAAACCGATGTTTTTACCCATAAACCGGATATCGTGATCCTGATGGGTGGAACTAACGATGTCTATGTAGGTTTGAGCCAGCCCCGGATTCAAAAGAGTTTTAAGGCTATCATCGATGCATTAGAAGCTGAAAATATCAAGATTATTGTCGGGATACCTCTGCCTGTTGATGATGCTACGGAAAGACCGTTACAGCTCTGGCGCAGCTGGTTAAGGCAGTTCTGTGAGGATAAAGGTATTGCAATTATCGACTTCCACCAGGATTTTATGGATGAAAGGGGTAAAATGAAAGAAGATTTATTCCTGGATGGCTGCCATCCCAGAGTAAAAGGTTATGAAATTATGGGAGAAAGAGTAATAAAAAGCTTGGCTGAGCTTGATCTGCTAATAAGAAAAAGCTAA
- a CDS encoding DUF5667 domain-containing protein, translated as MKRPSKIKVALMTAAFVANIGIIPALADTTGTSQNNTQVTAPTAATVDAGMTPDNPLYVFEKMFEEVQLYAALKAEYKAQLLAQFAAERLAEAQALDEAGKKALVVKTVEDYVKTLQKAENQATATVEEGKELQAVLTELEKLCDANIALLEKIKAEIPTLQENLNQVKNKLEVVKAVSNLIKTVNEVETEDSTSNQNPGTTNTTQTTTNQQDNVSEQTTEAAVIIVTQQKELTKELVQQLRAKGWGWGEIAMVSVMAKKAEKNVSDIVALRDKGLGWGEIARELGVKMKDVAKGLGKWVHEAKVKAAKIKADMIKAKVNQLKKRPEILLELQEAMQEFQGEAEKLLAEIQADEDNEEAVKEIKKVVKELNKELNNAFKKHGKKKD; from the coding sequence ATGAAAAGACCTAGTAAAATCAAAGTTGCCCTGATGACAGCAGCCTTTGTGGCTAATATAGGTATTATACCTGCATTGGCTGATACTACCGGGACCTCACAAAACAATACGCAGGTAACAGCCCCCACGGCTGCTACGGTAGATGCAGGCATGACTCCCGATAACCCCTTGTATGTCTTCGAAAAGATGTTTGAAGAGGTGCAGCTTTATGCAGCCCTGAAGGCTGAGTATAAAGCCCAGCTTCTGGCACAGTTTGCCGCCGAGCGTTTGGCGGAAGCCCAGGCCCTGGATGAGGCCGGGAAAAAGGCCCTGGTAGTAAAAACAGTGGAGGACTATGTCAAGACGCTGCAGAAAGCAGAAAACCAGGCCACCGCTACTGTAGAAGAGGGTAAAGAGTTACAGGCAGTCCTTACAGAACTGGAGAAACTCTGCGATGCCAATATTGCCTTATTAGAAAAGATTAAGGCTGAAATCCCCACCCTCCAGGAGAACTTAAACCAGGTCAAAAACAAGCTGGAAGTTGTTAAAGCAGTCTCCAACCTTATCAAAACTGTAAATGAGGTGGAAACAGAGGACAGTACCTCTAATCAAAACCCAGGAACAACAAATACTACGCAGACAACTACTAATCAGCAAGATAATGTTTCTGAGCAAACAACGGAGGCTGCCGTAATTATCGTAACTCAGCAGAAAGAGCTTACTAAGGAACTGGTGCAGCAGCTGCGAGCCAAAGGCTGGGGCTGGGGCGAAATCGCCATGGTCTCTGTGATGGCGAAAAAAGCTGAGAAGAATGTGAGCGACATCGTGGCCCTGAGAGATAAAGGTTTAGGCTGGGGGGAAATTGCCAGGGAACTGGGCGTTAAAATGAAGGACGTAGCCAAAGGTCTGGGCAAATGGGTTCATGAGGCAAAAGTCAAGGCAGCCAAAATAAAAGCCGACATGATCAAAGCAAAAGTCAACCAACTGAAAAAGCGTCCCGAAATTTTGCTTGAACTTCAGGAGGCTATGCAAGAGTTCCAGGGCGAAGCCGAGAAACTGCTGGCAGAGATTCAGGCTGATGAGGATAATGAGGAAGCGGTAAAAGAAATCAAGAAAGTTGTAAAGGAACTGAATAAAGAATTGAATAACGCTTTCAAGAAACACGGTAAGAAAAAAGATTAA
- a CDS encoding efflux RND transporter periplasmic adaptor subunit has translation MKRKYIGLLLAILVFSMLMAGCGSKKADKVSTAETKKIPVTVEIVKKGNMEKSIPLGGLLQPQDEVALSSKNPAFKILKVPVRVGDGVKAGTPLVVFDGRDLELQLRSAQDSYNDAKLNYERNKELYEAGAIAKSLLEQAELRLSGAEIALNNLRIQQENTVLISPINGVVSAVSAVEGQLAGSMPLVSVVNIDKLKLQVQVGEAYINKLRKGGEMQVSIPAASKESFTGIITNIAPQIDARTKAYPVTLEVENAGGEIKGGMYGEVQLVVDRKENVIVVPQYAILDQDQKKVVYIVENDTAKRREVEVGLTLGDKAEIVKGLNPGEALMVEGQYGVKDGSPVTQVVRGEAK, from the coding sequence ATGAAGAGAAAGTACATAGGATTACTTTTAGCAATTTTAGTCTTTAGTATGCTGATGGCAGGATGTGGTTCTAAGAAGGCTGATAAGGTGTCGACCGCGGAAACAAAAAAAATCCCTGTAACTGTAGAAATTGTGAAAAAGGGTAATATGGAAAAAAGCATTCCCCTTGGCGGTCTTCTCCAGCCCCAAGATGAGGTGGCCCTGTCCAGTAAAAACCCCGCCTTTAAAATATTGAAAGTGCCGGTTCGTGTAGGGGATGGGGTAAAAGCCGGCACTCCTCTGGTCGTTTTCGATGGGAGGGATCTAGAACTCCAGCTCAGGTCGGCACAGGATTCTTATAACGATGCTAAGTTGAATTACGAACGCAACAAAGAGCTTTACGAGGCGGGGGCCATAGCCAAGTCTCTTCTGGAGCAGGCCGAGCTGCGCCTGTCAGGTGCCGAAATCGCCCTGAACAACCTGCGGATTCAGCAGGAAAACACTGTGCTTATTTCTCCCATCAATGGGGTGGTTTCCGCCGTCTCCGCAGTAGAAGGCCAGCTGGCGGGCAGTATGCCCCTGGTTTCCGTGGTGAATATCGATAAATTGAAGCTCCAGGTACAGGTAGGCGAAGCCTATATCAATAAACTGCGGAAAGGCGGCGAAATGCAGGTAAGCATTCCTGCCGCCTCAAAAGAGAGCTTTACCGGGATTATTACCAATATTGCACCGCAAATAGACGCCAGGACCAAAGCCTACCCTGTTACTTTGGAAGTAGAGAATGCCGGCGGCGAGATCAAGGGCGGCATGTACGGGGAAGTACAGCTAGTGGTAGACAGAAAAGAAAATGTTATTGTGGTGCCCCAGTACGCTATCCTGGACCAGGATCAAAAGAAAGTGGTTTATATAGTGGAAAATGACACGGCCAAAAGAAGAGAAGTTGAAGTAGGTTTAACTCTGGGCGACAAGGCAGAGATTGTCAAGGGACTCAATCCCGGCGAAGCTTTAATGGTAGAGGGACAGTATGGGGTGAAAGATGGCAGTCCCGTTACCCAGGTAGTAAGGGGTGAGGCTAAATGA
- the cls gene encoding cardiolipin synthase → MQRFKPLKFIIIFLFILLLFVTEVYLINRIDPASVPSLARYIPFPGMWEVTLNIFSVIFASLVVFTAVVIFLERRDPAKTVAWLLILIFLPVMGFILYLTIGRQFRKRRMVRKKAALNNYIYPLDESFSEHESGLPHLTRSKERLIRLILSNANFPITLNNSLRVLTDGQEIFPAFMEAIKEAKKHIHLETYILRDDQIGNEIKDLLIAKAKEGVKVRIIYDGLGSRKLGKKYLQELNQAGIETEPFFPVKLPFLHSKINYRNHRKILVVDGTTAFVGGINIGDEYLGRDPKIGYWRDTHLELRGNAVYFLQRIFLQDWYFVTRQALEEEFSGLFPVKEPCGNKVVQITASGPDTEWEAIMQVFYYAMATAEKSLYVTSPYFVPNESILTALKTAALSGVDVKLILPAKPDHKIVFWASMSYMEELLETGVEVYLYHKGFIHAKTMMIDGIVSTVGSANMDQRSFELNFEVNAFIYDEETTQRLEKDFFEDLKHCQQIDLETFKERPLTNRFLESGARLLSPLL, encoded by the coding sequence ATGCAAAGGTTCAAGCCCCTGAAGTTTATCATCATCTTCCTGTTTATTCTTCTCCTCTTTGTCACAGAGGTATATCTGATTAACAGAATTGACCCTGCTTCTGTCCCTTCTTTGGCCAGGTATATTCCCTTTCCCGGGATGTGGGAAGTAACCCTGAATATCTTCTCAGTAATCTTTGCTTCCCTGGTGGTATTCACCGCCGTCGTTATTTTCCTGGAGAGACGGGACCCGGCCAAAACCGTGGCCTGGCTCTTGATCCTTATCTTCTTACCTGTCATGGGCTTCATCTTATATTTGACCATCGGACGCCAGTTCCGCAAACGGCGCATGGTCAGGAAAAAAGCGGCGCTGAACAATTATATCTATCCTTTGGATGAAAGCTTCAGTGAACACGAAAGCGGACTTCCTCACCTTACCCGCTCCAAGGAAAGACTGATCCGTCTTATCCTGAGCAACGCCAATTTTCCCATCACCCTGAACAACAGCCTTCGGGTGTTAACCGATGGCCAGGAAATTTTCCCCGCTTTTATGGAGGCCATCAAAGAAGCTAAAAAACATATTCATCTGGAAACTTATATCCTGCGTGATGACCAAATCGGCAACGAAATAAAAGACCTTCTTATCGCCAAAGCCAAAGAAGGTGTAAAGGTGCGTATCATCTATGACGGACTTGGTTCCAGGAAACTCGGCAAGAAATACCTGCAGGAACTGAACCAGGCAGGCATCGAAACTGAACCCTTCTTTCCGGTGAAACTGCCCTTCTTACACAGCAAAATAAACTACCGCAACCACCGCAAGATTCTCGTTGTTGACGGCACCACCGCCTTTGTAGGCGGGATTAACATCGGTGATGAATACCTGGGCCGGGACCCCAAGATAGGTTACTGGCGTGACACCCACCTGGAACTGAGGGGTAATGCCGTCTACTTTCTCCAGCGTATCTTCCTCCAAGACTGGTATTTTGTGACCCGGCAGGCCCTGGAAGAGGAATTTTCCGGCCTTTTCCCCGTCAAAGAACCCTGTGGCAACAAGGTGGTACAAATCACGGCCAGCGGACCTGATACCGAATGGGAAGCCATTATGCAGGTCTTTTACTATGCCATGGCCACAGCGGAAAAATCCCTCTATGTCACCTCACCTTATTTCGTACCCAATGAAAGCATTCTCACCGCCCTCAAAACTGCCGCCCTGAGCGGGGTAGATGTAAAGTTAATCCTCCCCGCCAAGCCCGATCATAAGATTGTCTTTTGGGCCTCCATGTCTTACATGGAAGAACTCCTGGAAACGGGAGTAGAAGTCTACTTATACCACAAAGGCTTCATCCACGCGAAAACCATGATGATTGACGGTATCGTCTCCACCGTAGGTTCCGCCAACATGGACCAGCGCAGCTTCGAGCTGAATTTCGAAGTGAACGCCTTTATCTATGATGAAGAAACCACGCAGCGTTTAGAAAAAGATTTCTTTGAAGACCTAAAACACTGCCAGCAGATTGACCTGGAAACCTTCAAGGAACGTCCCTTAACCAATCGGTTCCTGGAGTCAGGGGCAAGGTTATTGTCGCCCCTGTTATAG